A genomic window from Cryobacterium sp. SO2 includes:
- a CDS encoding MarR family transcriptional regulator — protein MTISQDWDRIDASLIRMRRLLETPRGATDEVDLSAVFVVDTIARRAQDGMLTRIADIAHHLSVQPSTASRLVRSTEAAGYIQRSASPDDPRSVVLHLTSRGTELNASAKDFRTNMLRNATMEWDSNTIATFARLLDEFSRATSGSTTDRNGQ, from the coding sequence ATGACCATTAGTCAGGACTGGGACCGGATTGATGCATCACTCATCCGCATGCGTCGCCTGTTGGAGACCCCGCGGGGAGCGACCGACGAGGTTGATCTTTCAGCCGTGTTTGTGGTGGACACGATTGCCCGGCGCGCGCAGGACGGGATGTTAACGCGGATCGCCGACATCGCACACCACCTCTCGGTGCAACCGTCCACGGCAAGCCGACTCGTCCGCTCCACTGAGGCGGCCGGCTACATACAGCGCTCCGCCAGCCCGGACGACCCTCGCAGTGTTGTTCTGCACCTCACGTCGAGGGGCACTGAACTCAATGCCAGCGCTAAGGACTTCCGAACCAACATGCTCCGCAACGCGACCATGGAGTGGGATTCGAACACCATCGCCACTTTTGCACGTTTGTTGGACGAATTCTCCCGCGCAACATCTGGGAGTACGACCGACCGCAACGGCCAATAG
- a CDS encoding metalloregulator ArsR/SmtB family transcription factor — MDADKPVCGRDPDSQYVELAVEVFAMLADATRIRIILALRDGELSVNSLAELLEKSPPSVSQHLAKLRLSRFVTSRQEGTKVFYSLANEHAQQLVSDAIFQAEHSLSSNPRHHHSEAGA; from the coding sequence ATGGATGCAGATAAGCCCGTATGCGGACGTGACCCCGACAGCCAGTACGTCGAATTGGCAGTCGAGGTCTTCGCGATGCTCGCGGATGCCACCCGGATCCGCATTATTCTCGCTCTGCGCGACGGCGAACTCTCGGTGAACAGCCTGGCCGAGCTGCTGGAGAAGTCCCCGCCGTCCGTGTCGCAGCATCTAGCCAAGCTGCGCTTGTCGCGATTCGTGACCAGCCGGCAGGAGGGGACGAAGGTGTTCTACAGCCTGGCCAATGAGCATGCGCAGCAGCTGGTGTCCGACGCGATCTTCCAAGCAGAGCACTCGCTGAGCTCGAACCCACGCCATCATCACTCGGAGGCCGGGGCATGA
- a CDS encoding cation diffusion facilitator family transporter, translated as MPHSHDAADSIDDALEASKEGVRALKISLFVLLGTTVLQLGVVLISGSVALLADTIHNFSDALTAVPLWVAFILGRRTASRRYTFGLGRAEDLAGLFIVMVVALSAVVAAWQSIARLLDPHPLENLWWVVAAGIIGFAGNEAVAIYRIRVGQRIGSAALVADGVHARTDGFTSLAVVVGAVGAMLGFPLADPIVGILISGAIIVLLWGTVRSIGRRLMDGIEPELVDRATTALLAVPGITTVNRVQLRWAGHRLQGTALVSLDAASTVVAAAIVDDARQAVDRALPNLDDFLIAQQPHGTS; from the coding sequence GTGCCACACAGTCATGACGCCGCCGACTCGATCGACGATGCCCTCGAGGCCAGCAAAGAGGGTGTGCGGGCGCTGAAGATCAGCCTCTTCGTGCTTCTCGGCACCACCGTGTTGCAGCTGGGGGTCGTGCTCATCAGCGGGTCCGTCGCCCTCCTGGCTGACACCATCCATAACTTCTCCGACGCCCTCACCGCCGTACCGCTCTGGGTCGCCTTCATCCTTGGTCGCCGCACCGCATCCCGCCGGTACACCTTCGGGTTGGGTCGGGCCGAGGACCTCGCCGGGCTTTTCATCGTCATGGTTGTCGCACTCTCGGCCGTCGTCGCGGCGTGGCAGTCGATCGCGCGGCTCCTGGATCCACATCCCCTTGAAAACCTCTGGTGGGTCGTGGCCGCGGGGATCATCGGCTTCGCTGGTAACGAGGCCGTCGCGATATACCGCATTCGTGTGGGCCAGCGCATCGGCTCGGCGGCGCTGGTCGCCGACGGCGTACACGCCCGCACCGACGGCTTCACCTCGCTCGCGGTGGTCGTCGGCGCAGTGGGCGCCATGCTCGGTTTCCCCCTAGCCGACCCGATAGTCGGCATACTCATCTCCGGTGCGATCATCGTGCTCCTCTGGGGCACAGTGAGAAGTATCGGCCGACGGCTGATGGACGGCATCGAGCCAGAGCTCGTCGACCGCGCGACTACCGCTCTGCTCGCTGTGCCAGGCATCACCACGGTCAATCGCGTGCAGTTACGCTGGGCAGGCCACCGCCTCCAGGGCACCGCGCTCGTGAGCCTTGACGCGGCCTCGACGGTTGTGGCAGCAGCAATTGTGGATGACGCACGTCAGGCGGTGGATCGAGCGCTGCCTAACCTGGACGACTTCTTGATTGCTCAACAGCCCCATGGAACTTCCTAG